Within Mongoliitalea daihaiensis, the genomic segment TATCAAAATAAAGATTATATCAAAGCTGGCAGCGGACTTACCATTATCTTCATTGTTCTCACCGTGGCAGTATTTTATCTCTTTTACATTTAGGTAGAGCCTCAAATTCTTACAAGTGTACTATACAATTGCATGTAAAGCGTAGGTCATTTTTCTACTGATACCTACGCTTTACTGTTTAGACATGGTTTAAGCCTTTCAGCAGATAACGCCTGTTTTAGCTCCAAAGACTTGGTAGTTTTGTTACCTCATTAAAAAATTATTTTATTCATGAAACGCCGGCTTACCGTTGTCATTATTTTCTTTGTTTTTTTTCACTCAGGCTTTTCTCAGTCCTTCGAAATAAAAGGAATCGTCAAAGACGAACGGACCAACGATGTGATGCCATTTGTAAATGTACTTTTGCTGGCTGCATCTGATTCTTCGCAGGTAAGTGGGACAGTAACAGACATAGATGGAGGTTTCGAACTTTCTAGTGTTAAAAGAGGCAGTTACTTGTTAAGGGTTCAATTTATTGGTTACAAAGAACTGATCAAGGTAATTGAGTTCTCTGAACAATTGAATTTAGGAAATCTTTACATTCGGGAAGAAGCACAGGATTTAAATGAAGTGGTTGTTCAGGCTAGACGATCCACGGCAACTCAAAAAGGTGACACAACTCTTTTTAACGCAGATGCTTTTAAAACCATGAAGGACGCATCAGCCCAAGCACTGATCGAAAAACTCCCTGGAGTTAGTTCTGATGGTGGAGCTTTGCAGGCACAAGGTGAAAATATAGCCCAGATTCTGATTGATGGTAAGCCTTTTTTCGGAAATGATGTAACTGCTGCTTTACAAAATATTCCTGCTGAAATGATTCAAAGCATTGAAATTTTTGATCAATTATCTGAAAAAGCTCAGTTAAGTGGATTTGATGACGGGGAGCGTCAAAAAACCATCAATATCATCACAAAACCAGATCGCAGAAAAGGGCAATTTGGTAAAACCACCGCAGGTTATGGATCGGAAAATCGGTACCTTGGTGCTGCATCGATCAATATTTTTGATGAGGATACGAGGCTTACCATCACTGGACTCAGCAATAATGTCAACATACTCAATTATTCAGCTGATCCAAACGCACAAACGAACGTAAGTCCGCAAGAAGGAGTAATTACGACCAATCTTATCGGGGCTAATTATACAGACACCTGGGGAGAAAAAATCAAAGTAACAGGAAGTTACACGTTTACGCGAACAGAAAACTTAGGCATTGAAAACAGGGTTCGTGAATTTATTACCTCCAATGAGGAAAATCAGTTTTACCAAGAAAATAGCAGGGATGTCCGAATCAATAATCGGCATCAGGCTAATCTTCGCTTAGAATATCAAATCGATGAAAAAAACAGGATTTTATATATTCCGCGTTTTTCCGCCCGCTTTGAAAATGAAGTTTCTGGATTTGAAGGCCAAACGACGCAAGGCGAAGACTTGATCAATGCTGTAGAAAACTCTCGATTGGGTGAATACGGGGATTTTGACTTATTTAACCGCTTTTATTACAGCCATAAATTTGATAAACCAGGGAGAACATTCACTACCCGATTGAATTTTAGTACCAATTGGAATAAGGACGAATCCACTAGGCAAGCTGTTAATACGTTCTTCAACGAATCAGGGGCTGAGGAAGAAATCCTTGATCAATTGACCACAAGGGATCGCAGAGGAGGATCTTGGAATGTTCGTCTTTCATATACCGAACCTGTGGGAGAAAATGGGCAAATGGAGTTTGAATACTCTATTGGAAACCGGAACGATCGCTCTGATCAGCTTTTGTTTAATGTAATCTCAGAATTAGCACCCAATAATCAGCTACAATTGGATACAGCATTGAGCAATACTTTTGAGAATTCTTTTTTAAGGAATCAGTTTGAATGGGGATATCAGTACAAAAAAGATAATTTCAGGGTTCAGGCTGAACTTGAATATCAAGATGCTCGCTTGGATAACAATCAATTTTTCCCTACTCCTGAGGTATTGAATCGTGTTTTTACTAATTTTTTACCTACTGTGCGTATGGAGTACAAACTGACCCCGAGAACCAATATTCAGTTGGACTACGATACTTACACTAACGAACCCAATGTAGGGCAGCTGCAAGCAGCTATCAATAATAATAATCCCCTGCAATTGCGCACAGGAAACCCTAATCTCGATCAGGCATTTACCAATCAATTTAGACTTCGGTTTAGAAGCAATAATCCAGATAAGGATCAAAACTGGTTTTTGTTTGCTCAATCAAGAATGACCAATAACTTCATTTCCAACAGTACTTTTATTGCCGATAGTCCGATTGATATTGGCAATGGAATCATACTGCAACAAGGTGCACAGTTGAACCGACCAATAAATTTAGATGGATTTAGGGAGTTTCGTTCGTGGTTTAGTTACGGGATGCCGTTGGGTTTTATAAAATCAAACCTCAGCTTAAATACCGGCTTAGGAATCACTCAACGCCCTGGTCAGGTGAATGATGAAATAGGCTTCAATAATTCCAACCGATACAGTGCAGGGTTCAATATCAGTAGCAACATCAGTGAAAATATTGACTTTAATTTATGGTCAAGGTCTTCCTATAATCAGGTTAACAACACCCTTAACCCACGATTAAGTAATGATTTTTTTCAGCAACGCTTCCGTGTCAATTTCAATTGGATCATCTGGAAAGGAATTATCTACCGAATGGATGTCAATCATCAAATAAATAATGGTTTAGCAGATGGCTTCGACGCAACCTTCACATTGGTCAATATGAGTTTGGGCAAAAAACTCTTTAAAAATGAGCGGGGAGAAATCAGCATCATGGTATACGATTTACTCGGACAGAATGCAAATGTTAGAAGAAGGATTACGGAAACGTATATTGAGGATTTCCAATCTAATGTACTCCAACGGTACGCAATGCTAACTTTTACATATAATCTGAGAAGATTTAGCAAGGGATTGCAAGAAAAAGAAGTACAAGAAATGTTCTCAGGTAATTAAATTATTAATCCAATCTTCAAAAATCTACTTATAAACAAGTTTTTTTTGTTTTCAAGTTGCAGAGATGACTCTTGTCTAGACAAGTATTTTTTTTTTATATTTGACGAAACTTAATTATCAATGCGCTTTCATTGGATTTTTATTTTGCTTGTATACTTTATTAGTTCTTTTGTAACTTTTACTGGTACTTTTAACAATGCTTATGGTCAGGAAAACAATGTTTATGGTCAGGAGCATTCTAAGGCAGCTGATAGTCTGTATCAACAACTGAATCAAACTACTGATCAAAAGAGTCGACTAGAAATACTATCAGCATTTGTTCGAGAAATTCATTATTCGGATAGCGCACAAGGATATTACTTGGAAGCCATAGAATTAGCCAAAAACCTCAATAATCCAACGCTGCTCGCACAAAATCTTACAAGGTTAGGTGTGTATTATAGAAACAACAATCTACAAGATCTAGCTATATTAAATTATGAAGAAGCATTAAAGGTCAGTCAGAAGGCTAATGATCTTTTGCAAATGGGACATGCATTAAATAGTATAGGCCAGATTTATTATTACCAAGATTTGTTTGAGGAGGCCTTGAAGTATTACGAGCAGTCAGGTGAATATTTTCAACAAATCAATGATTTGGATGGCACAGCCTATAATCTTACGGGCAAAAGCTTGGTTTTAGGGAGTTTAGGAAGATATCTTGAAGCATTGGAAGCTATAGATGATGCCATTTCTATTCGAAGTAAAAGAGGAAACGGACGTCAATTAATCGTTTCAAGATTCAATAAGGCACAGCTTTTATTGGATATGGGAGATTATCAATCGGCACGAAAGGATATTATTGCCTTATATGAATATGGGAAACAAAATGACTTGGTCAGGGCTTTACAAGCTTTGGAAAAACTTGCGGAAATCGAATTAAAAACGACTAATTTTTCGAGTGTTAAAAGAATTGTAGACGAAGCAATTGAACTAAATCAAGAAAAGCCAAATCGAGAATCTATTATTGCGATCCTTATAACAGGTATAGAGGTAGCAAGGATTGAAAATAACCTAGAAAGATTAAGCTATCTACAAAATCTGCTAGCTAATGAAAAAGAGCTTTTGAATACGCAAAAGACCCGAGAGTATTTAGCCAAATTAACTATTCAACGTCAAAAGCTTGAGATTGATCAATTGAATCGAGAGAATGAATTGATTTTAAAAGCTGAAAAATTCCAGAATTATATCTTTATTTTATTCTTAGCAATATCAATTATTCTATTCATAATAGTTATTATATACAAACGCTATTTGAATTACCATAGGGAATTGAATCAAAAGCTTAAAATCCAGAAAATTAAAATGGAAGTTCAGGCCGAAGAACTTTTCAAAACGAATCGCATCAAAGATAAGATCTTAAGTATTCTGGCGCATGATTTACGGGGACCTTTGCATTCTTTACAAGGAATGTTGGACTTAGTGAATATTAAGTCTTTGACTCAGGAAGAGTTTCAAGAATATGCGCCTAAAATTTCTCTGGATTTGGGAAATAATGTGTTACTCTTGGAAAACCTTCTCTTGTGGTCAAAAAATCAACTGAAAGGAACTAAAAGCGAAAAATCTACTTTTGACATTTATCAATTGATAGAGAAAAATTTTGAGATTATACGATCTTCCAATAATTACAAGGGGCAGGAATTGATTAATTCGATCAGGCCTCAAACAACCCTGCTTGCAGATAAAAATACCATAGAAATAGTTCTTCGCAATCTCTTGAACAATGCTATTAAGTTTACAAAATCAGAAGATCAAGTTTCTGTGAATTTCAGAGATTTTGATGGGTATTATTGGATTTGTGTGGAAGACCAAGGAATTGGAATGACGGATGAAACTAAAAATAAGCTTTTCAAGAATGATTTTTTCACCACTTTGGGTACCAACCAAGAAGGAGGGACAGGGTTAGGTTTAATGATTTCAAGAGAATTGATAGAACGCAATAAGGGCAAAATTTGGGTAGAAAGCGAAGAAGGTAAAGGCTCTAAATTTATTTTTACAATCCCTAAAAATTAATCATGTTTTGATTGCATCCAATGGGATTAATTTGCTCTCCAAAAATAGGGCGTAAATAAAACCAAAATAGTAAACAGCTCTAATCTTCCAAGAAGCATCAGAAAAGATAAAAAGATTTTAGCTACTGGATCAAAAAAAGCAAAATTATCGGTGGGTCCAACCATGCCAATAGCAGGACCTACATTGCCCAAACAGGTGGCTACAGCGCCAAAAGAAGTTACCAAGTCATAACCCAAAATGGAGATTACTATGGAGCCAAAAACAAAAATCATCAAATAAATCAGTAAAAAAGTCATGATGTGGGTGATGATCTTACCTGTCACACGGTCTCCATTGATTTTTAAAGGTATTACAGCTCTCGGATGTACGATCCTCTTGAATTCTAGGTAAGAGTTTTTAAAGAACGTTAAATGCCTTACAAATTTGATGCCTCCTGATGTGGAGCCGGCTGAGGCACCTAAAAATAATAACATGAAAAAAACCAAAGTAACTCCTGAATGATAACTTGTATAATCATCTGTAATATAACCTGTTGTTGTAACGAGAGATACTACTTGAAATAGGGAGTCTCGGAATGATTGCTCGATGGATTGCTGGCCATAAAAATAAATAGGTACGGCCAGCAATACCGATAAAATTATTAGCGTAAACATATACGCTTTAAATTCATCGGATTTCCAAACCTTGCTCCATTTTCCTCTCAGTCCAAAATACGTGATGGTAAAGTTCGTTCCTGCGAGAAACATAAAAACTATTGCCGTATACTGAATAAGCGGATTAGTATAATAAGCCATTGAATCATTTTTGGTGGAAAAGCCACCCGTTGCCATCGTCGTCAATCCATGATTAAACGCATCAAAAAATGTCATTCCTTCGATAAAGTACAACACAATGACTGTTACCGTTAAGCCTACATAAATTAACCAAAGACGTTTGGCCGTTTCACGAATCCGAGGATGCAACTTATCCGATGTAGGACCAGGTGATTCTGCTACAAAAAGCTCAATGCCACCAATTCCCAATAATGGGAAAATTGCAACAGTTAATACGATAATCCCCAATCCACCGATCCATTGAGTCATGGACCTCCAAAAAAGGATTCCTTCGGGAATAGATTCAATATCTGTTAAGGTTGTAGCACCTGTGGTGGTTAGTCCAGAAATCGTTTCAAACACTGCATCTGTCCAAGATAAGGGCTGATCCATCATCAAGTAGGGAATCATACCAAAAATTGACATGAATATCCAACTTAAACTCACAATCAGATAACCTTCTCGTTTTCGTATATTTTGATCTTGCTTGGAAAAAGAAAAGAATAATATTCCTCCAACGGTCAATGATGCTAGTGCTGCTGATATCAGGGCTTGTTGATCTCCTGAATTATAAAAAAAAGAAAAGCCAATTCCAGGTAGCATGAGTACAGCTAGCAGCATTAATAAGCCCCCCATTATTTTGGCAATTTCCTTGTAATGAATCATATCAATGAAACAGTTTTTCTAAAGCATATTTTGCCTCTGGCAAGGTTAGAATGATAACCTGATCATGCAACTTTAACTCAAAATTACCATCTGGAATAAACACATCCTCCCCTCTAATCACACCTGCTACAATAGCGGAAGTGGGGAAATGTAGTTCCTTGAGCGGATATTTGGTAACCCGATTACTTTTGGTGATTTCATATTGAATGATCTCGGCATCTACGCCATAAATACCAGAAATGGATTCAATTTTTCCTTTTCTTAGGTAACGCGTAATTTCATTGGCAGCTACCAATTTTTTATTGATCAAGGAATCTACTCCGATACTATGTGAGATATGAATGTATTCCCGAGTATCTACGTGTGCAATGGTCTTGTAGACACCATGGTTTTTGGCAGATAGAGAGGTAATGATATTGGTTTCCGAGGATTCGGTTAAGGATATAAATGCATCCATTTCCTCCAATCCTTCTTCTATCAATAACTCAATATTTTTATAATCTCCATGAATAACCAAGGTATCATTGAGTCGCTCAGCAAGCCATTTACAACGTTCTTTTTCTTTGTGAACTAAAGTGACTCGGTAATCTTTTTCTAGCTTAAGAGCGGTAGTGTATGCCATGTCTTCCCCACCAATGATCATTACTCTTGAAATACTGATTTTTTGTTGCCCTACCAATTCAATAATGGATGATACGGCCCTTTTATGGGAAATGAAAAAAACATGGTCATTGTTTCTGATAAAGGTATTGCCACGTGGGATAATGGTCAGTTGGTCTCGAACAATCGCAATAATCTTGATATCCTCAAATAAAGGATTGTGTCTCATTTCAGAGATTTGCTTATTCACCAAGCTACAACTCTGATCCAAAGGAATGCCTACCACATTCAATTTACCTCCTTCAAACTCAAATACCTCCGTAAACGTAGAGTTTTTCATCATGCGGAAGATTTCCCCACTACATAATACCGTTGGGGAAATTAGGTTATCTATTCCTAAATTTTTGAAATAAATTTCATGCTCAGGGTTTAAGTACTCATGGTTTCTAACCCTAGCAATAACACGCTTGGCTCCTAATTGCTTGGCTAAAGTGGCGGCAATAATATTGGTCTTTTCAGAAGTAGTTACTGCCATAAACATACTGGCATTTCGTACATCTGCATTCTTGAGCACATCAAAAGAAGTGACATCGCCCAAGACTGATAAAACATCTAAATGAGCAGAAGCGTTATCCAATACGTCTTTGTCCTGATCAATGAGGATAATATTTTTGTTTTCGAAGCTTAATTGTTGGGCTAAATGATATCCCATATCTCCTGCTCCTGCTATAACGATGTTCATCCCCATTGACGTAATACTCTGAAATTCAATTTTATAAAAATAATTCTGAGATTGATGCCCGAAAGGTAGAAGGATTTCTACTAATCTCCCAAAAAATGTCTTAAAATCGATTCATGATTCTACTTACAAAAGCTTTCAAGGTATTTATCTGCTTCTTTCCTCCCAAGGGAAGAGGCTAATACCCAGTCTGCACATGCGTTGGAACGTTGATTTGTTTTATAATGACAAAAGCCTCGATTGGTCAAAACATCGGCATTTTTAGGGTTGAGTTTGAGGGCATAATCATAATTGGGGATGGCTTTGGCATGTTGATTGGCTTTGAGGTAGCAATTGCCTCTATTAAAATGATATGCCCACACCAATGGATAATCCTCCCCATTGATTTTACTGTATGCAATAGCTTCCGAGTACGCATTGATGGCCTCTTGAAGCCGTCCATTCTTTTGAAGAATATTGCCCAAGTAATAGGCCAATTCATCATTTTCCTCAAAAATGGTCAACCCTTTCCGAAGTACGGCCACTGTTTGGTCTGTTTTGGCTGGTAATTGACTGCCTGCTTTATACAAATTAAGGTATGCAAAAAGAAAGGATGGGTCTGAATCTATGACTTTTTCAAGTAATCGAAATGCAGATTCATAATTGCCCTTATTCATCATATCAATGGCAGTATTGGATATGACGATGGAATTATCCCGCTCTTCTGCATCAATTTCAAAATATTGCTGAGCATTTGCTCCAACATTTATCAGGATTGAAAGCCATAAGCAATAAAAAACCTTACTCAACTGATTCATATTATTCTTTTCATGGACAATTGTATCAAAGTCGGCTGAGAACAAAGTTTTTTCCATTGTGATAAAAAATATGATCCCCAACCATTTTCGAAGTTAAGGATTTAGGTAAAGAAATTCCAAATCTTTTTGCTGAACTCTTAAAGTCTTTCTCAAATCTTTTTTTCAAAAAATCAATTCGTGTACAATCGGTACCATACCGAATACTATCAATCAATCCATCAAAATCTGACCCAATACAAAGTGTCTGCAAGAGCATTTTCTCCACACCTGCTAATCCATCCCACTGTTGGGCCAAGCGTGTGGCGTGCAATACATTTGCCATAAAATGTAAGAATTGAGTGTAGTGACCCGCTGAACCTTTTCCCCCGATTATTGGATGTAAATTATGATAATTTAAGCAATCATCAAACCAAGAATCCGCTCTTTGGGCCTGTAAACCTAATCTTGAAAATTCATCTAATGAAAAGAATTCTGTATCTGTAAGCAATTTGTAAGAATGACCCTTGTGCGTAAACTCTTTTACATAGGGCAACGCTTGATTATGGTTGTGCAAACCAAATAAACTTACATAACCCAATATCCTAGCATCCAAAGAAATTCCTAGCAGTCCACTGGAATCGTAAATTTGTTTAACATCCTCATCATACAAGTTGATACTCGAACAATTAAATCCAACCGTTCCGAAGAGATTATTCTTTGCAGCGATTGGCTTCGCTAAGGTAACTTGCATGTGTTCTATATCTTCCACAGCATTTGCAACTTTAACTTTGGAACGAACCAGCTGAGCGTCAATGATGTGATTTTGATATGAATTAGAAGATCCTTCAAATGGGATACCTGCCAACCCCGCATGCGTACAAAGAATGGGTGAATCCATCGAATTACTATCGCGATGCGCATACAAATCCTTACGAGCTTGAACACTTAAATGCTTGATATCGGTACAAATTGAATGGTGTTCCAAAAGGTGAATCGCACGAATTCCCAGTGGTCTAAAACCGTTGCCAGTAGGCCTTAAAGGAACATCATCTAAACCCATGGCACGCATGCCATCCATCGCATAAGCCTGATTAGCAAACAATTGATTTTCGTTATCAATATGTGTGATGGTAGAAGACACTATCTTGGCACCTTGGGATTGAATCATTTGAATAGATGAACCTATATCAGCTAAAATACTGGAAGATTCTGTTAACGAGGTATTACTTCGTAAGCAATGCAATCCTTCCACTGCGAAGACAAGATTCAGTGTCTCTGGGGAGGTATCAAAGCTATCTTTAGTACTTAGAAAGTTAACTTTACCAGCAGTATTTGGCTCTTTAAGTAACTTCAAATCTTCCAAAAGAATTTTAAAATGATTATCTGTTGAAATCAATGATTCCAATCGTTTGCCGGAAAGAATCTTACCAAACCATACCCTATCGATGATATTTCTGAATTCAGGATGTTCATACAAAGCCTTCAATAAATCTTTATCCGGTGAGTACAAAGACATCAAGCATAGATCGTACTTACTTTGTATCAATTGGGTCAATGAGGACTGTGAACGAAGCGTTCCCTCAATAAAGTTCTTGAGAAAAAACAAGGTAACTTTCCCCCTAAACCCAGAAAAATTAGAAGAATAATCTCTGGTGCTTAAGGTGTCCCAAGCTGAAACATCTTTAGTATTACTTGCAAAATGGTGCTTTAGGGTGGCGTGTAAATGAGAGTCAAAAAACTTTTCCATCGTTTAAAGATTTAATGACCTTTAATTTAATGATTTACAAGCAAAATAAAAATTTCCTCTCTTTGCTAAACTTGAAATAGTCAAAGAAAACGCATAGCGCATACCGGATACCCTGATGAGGTAATATTAAGTATATTACACTCCTCGAAAAAAATAAACCGTCAAAAACCTGTACAAATTGGCACACGAAGGTGACGCTATTCCAACAACTTCCTCGCTTCTTCTTCCGGTAATTCTTCCACTTCTCGCAGTTTGCGCTGAATGACTCGGGTACGGGTCCCGACAAGATTATCTAGGTCGGCGTGTGCATCAAATATTTTCTTTTGAGCTTTGGTTATCAAGTCACTAAACTTACTAAATTCAAGTTTCACAGCACCTAACACTTTCCAAACTTCGGCACTTCTCTGCTGAATTGCCAAAGTTCTGAAACCCATCTGCAAAGAATTCAACAAAGCAGCCAAGGTCGTGGGCCCAGTAAGTATCACTTTATAATCCCGCTGCAAGGCATGTGTCAAGGCAGGTTCACGGATGATTTCGGCATACAAACTCTCCATTGGTAAAAATAGCATGGCAAAGTCAGTAGTATGCGGTGGATGTATGTATTTGGAACTAATGTCCTGTGCAGCTTTTCGAATGGCTTTGAATAAATCCGCACGGGCAATATCTACAGCTGCTTTATCACCGATATCATAGGCATCTAATAAGCGATAGTAGGTTTCCTGAGGAAACTTAGCGTCAATCGGAAGATAGACGGAATCGCTTTCATCCGAACCAGGCATTTTGACAGCAAATTCAACCCGCTCTGCACTTCCAGGCTTCACTGCCACATTCAAGGCGTACTGATCGGGTGAAAGGATATTTTCCAAAATGCTTTGCAACTGATACTCCCCTAACACTCCCCTACTCTTCACATTACTCAATACCCGTTTTAAATCCCCTACTCCCGTAGCCAATTGCTGCATTTCTCCTAAGCCTTTTTGAACAATCAGTAACTGTTTGGTAACAATCTCAAATGATTGTCCTAAACGAGTTTCCAAAGTTTTTTGGAGTTTTTCATCGACGGTTTCCCTCATTTTCTCCAATTGTTGCTCAGTACTGCTGAGAAGCTTTTCTTGCTTCAGGATAAGTTCTTGAAATTTTTCCCGCTGCAATTCATTAAATTCCTTTACATTTTCTCGGAACAGGATACCAAACTCGGCTATTGATTGTTGTTGCTCTTTACTTTGAGCCCGCAATTGATCGAAAACAAGGGAAAATTGCTGCACAATACTTCCTTGGATTTCCGTACGGTTGGCTTGCGCTTGTTGTGCCAATGAACTACTCAATTCCTGCAAGCGTGACTCTAAGTCCCGTTTATCGGCATTTTTACGAAGCAATAGAAAATACAGCCCAGCATTCAAAAGGATGAGCATTAATAACAAAACAGGCGTTAACAAATCAAGGGACATGGCTGAAATATTTTGGACTGTTAAGGTAGTCCGTATCCAGCTGTATGCCTAGAAAAGATAAATAATCTATGACAGTCTCTGTCGGGATTTCTTCCATTGGAACATGACCGGCCGATGGATATACTTTTAATGTGGATTGGGGTAATTTGGCATGCATGGCCTCCCCTGCTCTTAAAGGAATCCAAGAGTCCAAGGCTCCCCACATAATCAATACAGGCATAGTAATGTTATCCCATTCGATATCATAGGGTTTGCGGGTAGTCAATCGCTCCAATGTTGCCTGCCGATTACCTTCACGCAACATCATGTCGTAATAGCGTGCTACCATTTCGTCCGTGATTTTGCTTTCATCCCCAAAAACTTGCTTCAAATTCATTTTGAACAAAAACTTGGGTGTAAACTTGGTAATCATTTTCCCAAAAATAGGATGCTTCACCAAAGAAAAAATGGAAAAACTGGAGTTTCGCTCATTTTTTACCGCAGGCTTCGATTCGGAAGTCTCAGCGGGTCTTGGTGTACTCGGTGCACCGGCAGCATCTACTAAATTGAGCGTCAAAATTCGTTCAGGATGATCAGAAGCCATTTTCAGGGCTACTGCACCCCCCATTGAATTACCTGCTATGTGAAATTCTTCTATCCCTAACTGGTCGGCTATTCTAAGAACCAAGCTAGCATAATCGGCAATTCCATACCGCTGCAAAGCATCTGGACCCGTCAATCCATGACCTGGCAAATCCATGGAGATGGTCATGAAATAAGGACTCAAATCCTCTTCCCACGCTGTCCAAGTATGAAGAGATGCAAAACTGCCATGAATCAAAAAAATTGGTTCTCCCTCCCCTTTAACACGAACATGGACATTGATGTCATCTACTTTCAGGAAATAAGAACTTTCATCCGTAT encodes:
- a CDS encoding outer membrane beta-barrel protein; this encodes MKRRLTVVIIFFVFFHSGFSQSFEIKGIVKDERTNDVMPFVNVLLLAASDSSQVSGTVTDIDGGFELSSVKRGSYLLRVQFIGYKELIKVIEFSEQLNLGNLYIREEAQDLNEVVVQARRSTATQKGDTTLFNADAFKTMKDASAQALIEKLPGVSSDGGALQAQGENIAQILIDGKPFFGNDVTAALQNIPAEMIQSIEIFDQLSEKAQLSGFDDGERQKTINIITKPDRRKGQFGKTTAGYGSENRYLGAASINIFDEDTRLTITGLSNNVNILNYSADPNAQTNVSPQEGVITTNLIGANYTDTWGEKIKVTGSYTFTRTENLGIENRVREFITSNEENQFYQENSRDVRINNRHQANLRLEYQIDEKNRILYIPRFSARFENEVSGFEGQTTQGEDLINAVENSRLGEYGDFDLFNRFYYSHKFDKPGRTFTTRLNFSTNWNKDESTRQAVNTFFNESGAEEEILDQLTTRDRRGGSWNVRLSYTEPVGENGQMEFEYSIGNRNDRSDQLLFNVISELAPNNQLQLDTALSNTFENSFLRNQFEWGYQYKKDNFRVQAELEYQDARLDNNQFFPTPEVLNRVFTNFLPTVRMEYKLTPRTNIQLDYDTYTNEPNVGQLQAAINNNNPLQLRTGNPNLDQAFTNQFRLRFRSNNPDKDQNWFLFAQSRMTNNFISNSTFIADSPIDIGNGIILQQGAQLNRPINLDGFREFRSWFSYGMPLGFIKSNLSLNTGLGITQRPGQVNDEIGFNNSNRYSAGFNISSNISENIDFNLWSRSSYNQVNNTLNPRLSNDFFQQRFRVNFNWIIWKGIIYRMDVNHQINNGLADGFDATFTLVNMSLGKKLFKNERGEISIMVYDLLGQNANVRRRITETYIEDFQSNVLQRYAMLTFTYNLRRFSKGLQEKEVQEMFSGN
- a CDS encoding tetratricopeptide repeat-containing sensor histidine kinase is translated as MRFHWIFILLVYFISSFVTFTGTFNNAYGQENNVYGQEHSKAADSLYQQLNQTTDQKSRLEILSAFVREIHYSDSAQGYYLEAIELAKNLNNPTLLAQNLTRLGVYYRNNNLQDLAILNYEEALKVSQKANDLLQMGHALNSIGQIYYYQDLFEEALKYYEQSGEYFQQINDLDGTAYNLTGKSLVLGSLGRYLEALEAIDDAISIRSKRGNGRQLIVSRFNKAQLLLDMGDYQSARKDIIALYEYGKQNDLVRALQALEKLAEIELKTTNFSSVKRIVDEAIELNQEKPNRESIIAILITGIEVARIENNLERLSYLQNLLANEKELLNTQKTREYLAKLTIQRQKLEIDQLNRENELILKAEKFQNYIFILFLAISIILFIIVIIYKRYLNYHRELNQKLKIQKIKMEVQAEELFKTNRIKDKILSILAHDLRGPLHSLQGMLDLVNIKSLTQEEFQEYAPKISLDLGNNVLLLENLLLWSKNQLKGTKSEKSTFDIYQLIEKNFEIIRSSNNYKGQELINSIRPQTTLLADKNTIEIVLRNLLNNAIKFTKSEDQVSVNFRDFDGYYWICVEDQGIGMTDETKNKLFKNDFFTTLGTNQEGGTGLGLMISRELIERNKGKIWVESEEGKGSKFIFTIPKN
- a CDS encoding TrkH family potassium uptake protein — encoded protein: MIHYKEIAKIMGGLLMLLAVLMLPGIGFSFFYNSGDQQALISAALASLTVGGILFFSFSKQDQNIRKREGYLIVSLSWIFMSIFGMIPYLMMDQPLSWTDAVFETISGLTTTGATTLTDIESIPEGILFWRSMTQWIGGLGIIVLTVAIFPLLGIGGIELFVAESPGPTSDKLHPRIRETAKRLWLIYVGLTVTVIVLYFIEGMTFFDAFNHGLTTMATGGFSTKNDSMAYYTNPLIQYTAIVFMFLAGTNFTITYFGLRGKWSKVWKSDEFKAYMFTLIILSVLLAVPIYFYGQQSIEQSFRDSLFQVVSLVTTTGYITDDYTSYHSGVTLVFFMLLFLGASAGSTSGGIKFVRHLTFFKNSYLEFKRIVHPRAVIPLKINGDRVTGKIITHIMTFLLIYLMIFVFGSIVISILGYDLVTSFGAVATCLGNVGPAIGMVGPTDNFAFFDPVAKIFLSFLMLLGRLELFTILVLFTPYFWRAN
- the trkA gene encoding Trk system potassium transporter TrkA; this translates as MGMNIVIAGAGDMGYHLAQQLSFENKNIILIDQDKDVLDNASAHLDVLSVLGDVTSFDVLKNADVRNASMFMAVTTSEKTNIIAATLAKQLGAKRVIARVRNHEYLNPEHEIYFKNLGIDNLISPTVLCSGEIFRMMKNSTFTEVFEFEGGKLNVVGIPLDQSCSLVNKQISEMRHNPLFEDIKIIAIVRDQLTIIPRGNTFIRNNDHVFFISHKRAVSSIIELVGQQKISISRVMIIGGEDMAYTTALKLEKDYRVTLVHKEKERCKWLAERLNDTLVIHGDYKNIELLIEEGLEEMDAFISLTESSETNIITSLSAKNHGVYKTIAHVDTREYIHISHSIGVDSLINKKLVAANEITRYLRKGKIESISGIYGVDAEIIQYEITKSNRVTKYPLKELHFPTSAIVAGVIRGEDVFIPDGNFELKLHDQVIILTLPEAKYALEKLFH
- a CDS encoding tetratricopeptide repeat protein; its protein translation is MEKTLFSADFDTIVHEKNNMNQLSKVFYCLWLSILINVGANAQQYFEIDAEERDNSIVISNTAIDMMNKGNYESAFRLLEKVIDSDPSFLFAYLNLYKAGSQLPAKTDQTVAVLRKGLTIFEENDELAYYLGNILQKNGRLQEAINAYSEAIAYSKINGEDYPLVWAYHFNRGNCYLKANQHAKAIPNYDYALKLNPKNADVLTNRGFCHYKTNQRSNACADWVLASSLGRKEADKYLESFCK